A genome region from Choloepus didactylus isolate mChoDid1 chromosome 14, mChoDid1.pri, whole genome shotgun sequence includes the following:
- the GSDMC gene encoding gasdermin-C, producing the protein MASLFVRDTRSLVRELGQRGELVPADSLLSCPCLRPFCLLRRKPRRVPWLWDRPLVPTDFSLMDVLEPGAPTPGTSPEPPVHIWETMARAVSGAMSASAGLQGKVAGSGAVTHSSALAVQTLRVAPHTWEELVEKRKLRTPRPPFLRELQRRKERESLYVVTEAVETLQDTTLQSLCKVEGAGQLSFLGPGHFTGRGQAHMTKEKTVTVPRGSVLAYRVLQLVIEEDHWAVLHLPEEMCCRVAILSPLSPGGEPDFGALQRQAGAQVQGLTTLPLELQTTLHGALQELLRDPQALQALKDTLEEALDTGLPGQLEGPGGVILSTLWDPAGSPAPSRGRAFLYVLGALVAITTEGVGPEPRPHTPRSLPLDLFSLIH; encoded by the exons ATGGCCTCCCTGTTTGTGCGGGACACCAGGAGCTTGGTCAGGGAGCTGGGCCAGAGGGGCGAGCTGGTGCCCGCGGACAGCCTGCTCAGCTGCCCTTGCCTCCGGCCCTTCTGTCTGCTGAGGAGGAAGCCCAGGCGCGTCCCCTGGCTTTGGGACAGGCCCCTCGTCCCCACGGACTTCTCACTCATGGACGTGCTGGAGCCCGGCGCCCCAACCCCAGGTACCTCG CCAGAGCCCCCCGTCCACATCTGGGAGACGATGGCCAGAGCCGTCTCTGGGGCCATGAGCGCCAGTGCCGGGCTGCAGGGGAAGGTGGCGGGGAGCGGCGCGGTGACCCACAGTTCCGCCCTGGCTGTGCAGACCCTCAGGGTCGCCCCTCACACCtgggaggagctggtggagaagag GAAACTGAGGACACCAAGACCCCCGTTCCTCAGGGAGCTGCAGCGCCGGAAGGAGAGGGAGAGCCTCTACGTGGTGACGGAGGCGGTGGAGACCCTACAGGACACCACCCTCCAGAGCCTTTGCAAAGTGGAGGGAGCGGGGCAGCTGTCCTTCCTGGGGCCAGGCCACTTCACG GGCCGGGGCCAGGCCCACATGACCAAAGAGAAGACAGTGACCGTCCCGCGGGGCAGTGTCTTGGCCTACAGGGTCCTGCAGCTGGTGATCGAGGAGGACCACTGGG CTGTCCTTCACCTCCCGGAAGAAATGTGCTGCAGAGTCGCCA TATTGAGCCCCCTGTCTCCAGGCGGGGAGCCAGACTTTGGGGCCCTGCAGAGGCAAGCAGGTGCCCAGGTGCAGGGCCTAACCACGCTGCCCCTGGAACTACAGACCACGCTGCACGGCGCCCTCCAGGAGCTGCTCAGGGACCCTCAGGCCCTGCAGGCGCTCAAGGACACG CTGGAAGAGGCCCTGGACACTGGTCTGCCGGGCCAGCTGGAGGGCCCAGGCGGGGTCATCCTGAGCACCCTGTGGGACCCCGCAGGCAGCCCGGCACCCTCAAGAGGCAGGGCCTTTCTCTATGTTCTTGGAGCCCTTGTGG CCATCACCACAGAGGGAGTGGGCCCCGAGCCCCGACCTCACACACCCAGGTCCCTGCCACTAGATCTGTTCAGCCTTATCCACTGA